The DNA segment gaatgtgtgttatttatattattttaatgggcttacctcaTTGGGTCTGATTAATGGTATGGATCAcacttagggttgcattacctaatccttaatgATAGTTTAGCTTCACtaaccttggtttgagcgttaatggttaTACGTGTTGGTCAGCCTGACCGTGCGTGGTGTCTTGGTCAGCTCGGGTAGGCAGACTGGAACACGTCAGCGGGTGTCTCAGTCATCTCGGGCAGGGAGACCAAGACACGTCATGATGTCGGTCGGTCATATCggtacaattattttaaaagctAAATTgatattagtttatattttaggGACCAAAATTACCTTACTAAaatgattgttttttttttatcaaagatGTGCAAAATGTGAAATATGAAGTAAACAAGGGAAAGTAATCTTTAGCAAAACTTGCGTTTGAAAAGTACTTAAAAAGAATGAAACAAAAAAGGTAGGATATGTTCACATGCTATATTAGTTTTGTTgtcaaaaattatttattccaTAATTGAACAAGATTAGATGAATAGTCGCGTCAATGATGCAACAAAACAAGTTCTCACACGTGGTTTTTGGattaaataataatgaatttagagattaaattgTGAAGTAAAATAACATGGAAGTTGATTTGCATACGCCACGAAATACAAAGAATTGCTTACAAGTACATCCACTCTGTAATGTATTACGTTGCTTTACTTCAGGTTCATTTAATCGAATCCCAAACCCAAAGCCATAGAAATTCCAATTTTACAAGTACAAGTACCTGTATGGATATTGGGGACTGAGTAATGTTGATCCACGTCGATACAAGGTGTCTTCTTCACTCTTGGTTGTCCTATTCTTCAAGTCTTCTTTCTCTTCGCGTGCTTCGGTCGGCCggcgggggtacctgcgattgcactccgacgctcaagtcagcgatgGTGCTCAAGTGTGAATTCTCTGATCGTATGGAAAACGTACCTTTTCCCCCTTTTCAGAAGTCCCTTTAGTAGGTTGACCTGGGCCTTGGCCATGTGGGCCAATCAGTTGATGGTTAGAGACATGCTTAGTGGTCTTTGGGTCGTGCCTGGTGGTTTCCTGAAAACCAGGGGAGTGGTCTAGAGAACGTGTTTTTACTTCGTCAATGGTTGTCATAACTGCTCTTTTCTACACGTGTAACCACGTTCtggattaaattagatttaatcGACATAAACCATTCGGCCGTCCGGCTAGAGGTCATGGAAGGACGAAGAGTCGTATAAGACGCAGGGTTTTGTGATGATTTTACCATGAGTACCCTGGGGTCGTCCGGTgccgaccggtacacttgccccccaggctcgaggtcaTGGAAGGACGAAGAGTCGTATGAGACGCAGGGGTTTTTGTGATAATTTTACCATGAGTACCCTGGGGTCGTCCAGTgccgaccggtacacttgccccccaggctcgaggtcaTGGAAGGACGAAGAGTCGTATGAGACGCAGGGGTTTTTGTGATAATTTTACCATGAGTACCCTGGGGTCGTCCGGTGCACAAAATCTATTCTATAATGCCGCTGGAAGCACAAAATTTCCATTCTATTGGACGGAGAATCCCATCTCTCTTGACCATCGGCTTTGGGAATCTTTGTCTCCCATCGACCAAGAAATTTTGATGGCCGTGAATCAACTACCGTGTAGGCTCCCTACGCGGGAACTGATAGCTCTTTATGGGTCGTCCAAGCAGTAGGCGGAACTAAAAGGTGAGCACCTTCTTCTTGCGGTCGTTCGGCTAATAGCGTATCTGTTTCTTACTTTCGTGTTTATGTTGCAGAGATTGTTGAGCATAGATCCGGGTTTGAAGAAGTATATGATTCGGAGAGCCGTAGTTATATAATctcgaccgaatgaacggttaattaataaattgattgaatttctgaccaaggttggtgaatAATTGTAATgatataattctgatgccggacgaggcataaataattcggattaccttaaagtaataagataattctgatgccggacgaggcataaataattcgcATTAccttaaagtaataagataattctgatgccggacgaggcataaataattctgattacattaaagtaataagataattctgatgccggaggggcataaataattctgaataattctgatgccgaacgaggcataaataatttcgatttctgaccaaggttggtgaataacgttcAAGTTATAATTCGTTATATATTCTGGCCGAACGAACGGttaacgaggcataaataatttcgatttctgaccaaggttggtgaataacgttgaAGTTATAATTCGTTATATATTCGGATTTCTGGCCGAACGAACGGttaacgaggcataaataatttcgatttctgaccaaggttggtgaataacgttgaAGTTATAATTCGTTATATATTCGGATTTCTGGCCGAACGCACGGTTAATGAATTAATAGATAATTCGGAcgccggacgaggcataaataattcggATTACCtgaaagtaataagataattctgatgccggacgaggcataaataattctgattacattaaagtaataagataattatgatgccggacgaggcataaataattctgaataattctgatgccgaacgaggcataaataatttcgatttctgaccaaggttggtgaataacgttaAAGTTATAGTTCGGATAACTTTCGTTAtgtattccgaccgaatgaacggtgaattaactgaatttctgaccaagattggtgatttaaagtgcctcgttaaaaccttctcggtagaaaaccctccttagggataaaactaccgagcgaggaaagagtgcactAAGTTTATTCATCAACTGTAAtagaatttgagatgcgtggcattccacgttctcggtgCAGATTTTCCTGACAAATATTCTAAGTAATAAGCTCCTCCTGTTGCTGTGTCGGAGATGCGGAACGGACCTTCCCAattgcttgaaaactttcctCCGTCCTTCCGGGCGTCGCTGCGCATGCGCCAAACTAGATCTCCTTTCTGATAGCTTCGTGGCTTCACTTTGGAGTTGTACCTTCGTGCTGCTCGTATCTTGCATGCTTCTTCCCTTATCTTGCATTTGTCCCTTAATTCATTGATGAGGTCGAGGCCGACTAGTAGACTTTCCTTGTTTAAGTCTAGGTCTAACGTCTGTCGGCGTAGTGAAGGCTCGCCGATTTCGACCGGAATCATGGCTTCTGTGCCGTACGTCAGGCTATAAGGTGTTTCTTGAGTTGTTGACTGGGGAGTACAACGATAAGCCCACAGAACCTCTAACAATTCTTCAGTCCAATTTCCCTTGGACGGGCCAAGTCTCTTCTTTAACTCATTGAGAATAACTTTGTTGGCGGCTTCCGCCTGACCGTTGGTttgagggtgttcgaccgaaCTCGTTATATGTTTGATGTGAAGTTTCTCATAGAATTCAGCTAGCCCACGGTCGGTGAACTGTCGACCGTTGTCTGTGATAACGATCTGAGGTAGGCCGAACCTGCAgacaatgtttttccacacaaagcttTGTACGTTCCGGGCGGTGATGGCTGTTAGTGGTTCAGCCTCAATCCATTTGGTAAAGTAATCTATACCCACCAGTAGGAACTTGCATTGCCCTTTTCCGGGTGTGAAAGGTCCGATAATATCCATTCCCCATTTCACGAACGGCCAAGGGGATAGGATGTAGTGCAAATGCTCTGGTTTTTGGTGCAATAGGGTGCCGAACTCTTGACATTTCACGCACTTTTGAACGTATTCAGTGCAGTCTCCTTGTaaggtcggccagtagtatcctgctcTCAGAATTTTGGCGGACATAGTCCGCGCTCCTGAATGggttccgcatatcccttcgtgtaACTCGGTCATTACATAAGTGACTTGTTCTGGACCAAGGCATTTTAGGAGGGGACGGGAATACCCTCTCCTGTAAAGATCTTCGCCAATCAGTATGTATCGGGCGGCTTGTAACTTCATCGTTTTCTCCAAATGTGGATCGCATACACCATCGGTAAGATATTGTTTTATGGGAGTCATCCAGTTAGGTTGGGTGTCAGTCGCCATGCATTCTTCGGTACCAACACTTGGTTTAGCCAGGGTCACGTGTATGGCCGACCGGTGGGCGCCTTTCTTTTTTAGGGTAGCCAATCTCGATAGAGCGTCCGCCCTAGTATTATTTTCCCTCCGTACGTGTTGGAAGGAGATTTCTTTGAACCTGTTTAGAAGATTTTTTACGAAATGAAAATACTGTTGGAGTAATGTTTCTCTTACCTCATACTCCCCTGTAAGCTGTCCGACGACTAGACGGGAGTCGCTTTTACAAGTTATATTTGTTACCTCCAATTCAATCGCCAGATGCAAACCTGCGATTATAGCTTCGTATTCGGCTTGATTATTGgaagttttaaattcaaatttcatgGCTTGTTCGACAACAATCTCCCCTGGTCCTTCAAGTACAACTCCTGCTCCGGACGAACGACTGTTAGATGACCCATCTACGTATAGTGTCCATCGGGGAGTCCGTTCGGTCAGATAGGGAGTGAGTTCTGCTGTGAAGTCGGCGAGGGCTTGGGACTTGATGGCTCCCCTGGGTTGGTATTCGATGTGGAATTTTGACAGTTCGACTGCCCAACCTATCATTCGTCCGGCGAGGTCAGGTTTGGTGAGAATCTTCATAATGGGATAGTTAGTCCTAACAATGACCTTGTGATTTTGGAAATACATCCGCATCCGTCGTGCGGTGATGACCAAAGCGAAGGCAACTTTTTCGACCATTTGGTACCGGGTTTCTGCGTCATGTAAGACTCGACTTACAAAATATACCGGTCGTTCTTCCGCTTTAATTTCTTGTACCAGAGCGGAACTCACCGCTTCATTGGAGACGGCGAGGTAGACCACAATGGGTTCCCGTGCGTTcggtttctggatgaccggTGGAGATGCCAGAAATGCTTTTAACTGTTGGAAATTTTGTTCACATTCATCTGTCCATTCAAATTTACTTGTCTTCTTCAGAAGTTTTATGATGGGTCTCGTTCGTTCGGCAAGCTTGGGTACGAATCGAGACAACGAAGTGAGACGGCCGACTAGTCTCTGGATCTCTTTGAGTCCGTTGGGACTTCGCATTTCGGTGATTGCCTTGCATTTTTCTGGATTAGCCTCTATACCCCGATgtgtgagcatgaagcctaagAACTTCCCCCCTTCTACGCCGAACGCGCACTTCTCCGGGTTTAAACGCATGCGGTATTGACGCAAGGCTTGAAAAACCTCTTTTAAGTCAGAAACATGTTGTTCGCAAGAGTCTGATTTGACGACGATGTCGTCAACGTATACTTCTACATTCCGACCGATCATGTCGTGGAATACGTGATCCATGAGTCGTTGGTATGTGGCTCCTGCATTCTTGAGGCCGAACGGCATGACTTCATAGAAGAAATTATCAGAATCTGTTCTAAACGCGGTTTTTTCTCGATCACGGTGgtacatttgtatttgattgtaACCTGAATAAGCATCAAGGAAACTTAGGATTTGATGACCGGCTGCACCGTCGACCAGCCGGTCGATAGTAGGTagaggatacgagtcctttgggcacgcttTGTTAAGGTCTGTGTAGTctacgcacattctccattttccattcgtCTTTTTTACCATCACTACATTGGCTAGCCATGTCGTATAGTGGGCCTTTTGAATAAAACCAGCTTGAATTAGCTTGTCGGTTTCTTCTCGTGCGGCTTTCCGCCGTTCTTCACctagtttccttttcttttgagcGATCGGCCTGGCCTCCGTATAAACAGACAATCGATGGGTAATCACATCTGATTTTACCCCTGGCATGTCTGCAGCCGTCCAGGCGAAAAGATCAGCGTtctttgttaatgttttacCGATCGTCTCTCGGTCGTCTGGTTTGAGGGATGTTCCCATGTATGTTTTCCGGTCTTTGTCCCGAAGGAATATGGGTTGAAGATCTTCTCCTGCTTCCATTCGGGGATCATCCAGTCGAGGATCTAGATCGACTAAAGCGACCAAGTGTCTTCTAGATTCTCTTCCTCTGGAGCGTCTTTCTGTTGACCGACCTCTTCGCTCTGTGGTCCGTTCGGCTGATGTGGTATAAAGCCTTCGGGTCGGCTCCACCTTCAGGCTAGCTACATAACACTCTCGTGCTGTCTTCTGGTCTATATGTACGGTTGCTATGTCTCCATTGACCGAGGGGAACTTCATAGCTAAATGAGGAGTTGAGACAATGGCTTTCAATCTGTTGATAGATGGTCGACCGAGCAAAATATTGTACGATGTATTGGCATTAACGAGTAGATATCGTATGTTGATGGTCTTGCTGAGGTAATCATCCCCGAACGTGGTGTATAGATCGATAAATCCTTTCGTATCCACTCTTTCCCCTGAGAAACCAACTATCTGCTCGTTGTAGGGTTGTATCTCTGCCTCTGGAATCTTCATCTTCTTAAACGTTTCCCAATATAGGATGTCGACCGAGCTACCCTGATCTACCAAAACTTTTGCAATTGCGAATTTATCTATCTCCACAGTTATTACCATGGGGTCATCTTGAGATGGATCGATTGCTGTGAAGTCTTCGTCAGTGAAAGTGATTGGTGGTATATGCGGTCGGCGTTGTGTGGGAGTCGAATGAACGGATTGAATTGCTCTCAAATGTTTTTTCCTTGCCGAATTAGAGCATCCTCCACCCGCAAAGCCGCCTGCaatgtaattaatttcttgAGGGGGCTGACCGAGCGACACCGGTCCAGCGATTGTATTGATGACTGTGCGAACTTTTTGTTTAGTTCGACTTCTACGTTCAGGGCTTTCGCTTTTAGGCCTCGTTCGTCTGATCGGACTTTCgcttctttttcttctgctTGAACGATAGTGGTTGTCACGGGTCCGGTCGTCTCTTCGTCCCGAACGTTCGCGGGGATCATGATCACGCTGGGGTGACCTGGGTGCAGTGATGGTGGTTTTCACGAACTTGCGCAGATGACCGGCCTGGACGAGctcttcaattttatctttcagTGCTTGGCATCCTTCGGTCGTGTGGCCATAGTTACGATGGTATTGGCAACGTTTACTGGTGTCGGCATTGGGAGGGGTTTGTGATGGCCTCAATGTCGGAATCAATTCAATCTGCAGTGCTTCGTCGAGAACCTTACCCCTTGGTACAATCAAGGGAGTGTAGTTGTGGAAACGGGGTCCCCTATTGGGGCGATGTCGTTCTCGGTCGGTCGGTATTGTGGGGGGACGAATTCCTTTGCTATTGTCCGTGTTCTCAGCATAAGTTTTTCGATGGTAGTCAATATGTTCTTCTATCTGCATGAACTTTGTTGCTCTTGTTCTTAATTCATCCATATTGCACGGAGGTCGTTTGATAAGGCTTTCAGTGAACCTTCCTGGTAGTATGGCCGAGACCAAATGATGCATGGCTATTTCTGGATTAAGATTACGAATGTTCATacacactttgctaaatctgttCATGAACGTTCTCAATGATTCTCCCCTTTCTTGTTTGACATTCAGAAGAGACATGGAGGATGTCCGATGAGGTCTACTTGTGGCGTATTGCGTGGTGAACTTCAATTCCAAAGCGTCGAAGCTTGCAATGGAATTGGGTGGAAGGTCCGAAAACCATCCAAGGGGGCCTTCCCTGAGAGAGGTGGGGAAGACTTTACACCATACCGTTCGGTCGGTTGTGTAAAGGGTCATTTGAGTTCTAAATATATTCAGATGTTCGTCTGGGTCTGTGGAACCGTCATAAAGGTTTATCGTTAGGCCCCTCCACTTGTCAGGGAGAGGAGTGGCTATGATGTCATCAGTGAACGGATGGCCTTTCGGGTTTGCTACCTCGTTTGGGGTTACTGGCTTTGCACTCTGACGGGTGTGTTGAACGAGTGACGTGTGAGGTATAGCCTGGGCTATTGTTCTTGTTCCTGATTGGAACGGTGATGGAGAAGGTGCACGTGAATGCCCTTCGCGTTCAGATTGCTCAAGTCTATC comes from the Phaseolus vulgaris cultivar G19833 chromosome 8, P. vulgaris v2.0, whole genome shotgun sequence genome and includes:
- the LOC137825335 gene encoding uncharacterized protein, whose product is MDSTANNNNDISEEHRTILQTLQIQMQELLQKGVIDQLRQDEERKRREEERQQHAEEIAQLKEQNKRLLDRLEQSEREGHSRAPSPSPFQSGTRTIAQAIPHTSLVQHTRQSAKPVTPNEVANPKGHPFTDDIIATPLPDKWRGLTINLYDGSTDPDEHLNIFRTQMTLYTTDRTVWCKVFPTSLREGPLGWFSDLPPNSIASFDALELKFTTQYATSRPHRTSSMSLLNVKQERGESLRTFMNRFSKVCMNIRNLNPEIAMHHLVSAILPGRFTESLIKRPPCNMDELRTRATKFMQIEEHIDYHRKTYAENTDNSKGIRPPTIPTDRERHRPNRGPRFHNYTPLIVPRGKVLDEALQIELIPTLRPSQTPPNADTSKRCQYHRNYGHTTEGCQALKDKIEELVQAGHLRKFVKTTITAPRSPQRDHDPRERSGRRDDRTRDNHYRSSRRKRSESPIRRTRPKSESPERRSRTKQKVRTVINTIAGPVSLGQPPQEINYIAGGFAGGGCSNSARKKHLRAIQSVHSTPTQRRPHIPPITFTDEDFTAIDPSQDDPMVITVEIDKFAIAKVLVDQGSSVDILYWETFKKMKIPEAEIQPYNEQIVGFSGERVDTKGFIDLYTTFGDDYLSKTINIRYLLVNANTSYNILLGRPSINRLKAIVSTPHLAMKFPSVNGDIATVHIDQKTARECYVASLKVEPTRRLYTTSAERTTERRGRSTERRSRGRESRRHLVALVDLDPRLDDPRMEAGEDLQPIFLRDKDRKTYMGTSLKPDDRETIGKTLTKNADLFAWTAADMPGVKSDVITHRLSVYTEARPIAQKKRKLGEERRKAAREETDKLIQAGFIQKAHYTTWLANVVMVKKTNGKWRMCVDYTDLNKACPKDSYPLPTIDRLVDGAAGHQILSFLDAYSGYNQIQMYHRDREKTAFRTDSDNFFYEVMPFGLKNAGATYQRLMDHVFHDMIGRNVEVYVDDIVVKSDSCEQHVSDLKEVFQALRQYRMRLNPEKCAFGVEGGKFLGFMLTHRGIEANPEKCKAITEMRSPNGLKEIQRLVGRLTSLSRFVPKLAERTRPIIKLLKKTSKFEWTDECEQNFQQLKAFLASPPVIQKPNAREPIVVYLAVSNEAVSSALVQEIKAEERPVYFVSRVLHDAETRYQMVEKVAFALVITARRMRMYFQNHKVIVRTNYPIMKILTKPDLAGRMIGWAVELSKFHIEYQPRGAIKSQALADFTAELTPYLTERTPRWTLYVDGSSNSRSSGAGVVLEGPGEIVVEQAMKFEFKTSNNQAEYEAIIAGLHLAIELEVTNITCKSDSRLVVGQLTGEYEVRETLLQQYFHFVKNLLNRFKEISFQHVRRENNTRADALSRLATLKKKGAHRSAIHVTLAKPSVGTEECMATDTQPNWMTPIKQYLTDGVCDPHLEKTMKLQAARYILIGEDLYRRGYSRPLLKCLGPEQVTYVMTELHEGICGTHSGARTMSAKILRAGYYWPTLQGDCTEYVQKCVKCQEFGTLLHQKPEHLHYILSPWPFVKWGMDIIGPFTPGKGQCKFLLVGIDYFTKWIEAEPLTAITARNVQSFVWKNIVCRFGLPQIVITDNGRQFTDRGLAEFYEKLHIKHITSSVEHPQTNGQAEAANKVILNELKKRLGPSKGNWTEELLEVLWAYRCTPQSTTQETPYSLTYGTEAMIPVEIGEPSLRRQTLDLDLNKESLLVGLDLINELRDKCKIREEACKIRAARRYNSKVKPRSYQKGDLVWRMRSDARKDGGKFSSNWEGPFRISDTATGGAYYLEYLSGKSAPRTWNATHLKFYYS